The Sulfitobacter sp. S223 genome has a window encoding:
- a CDS encoding aminoacetone oxidase family FAD-binding enzyme codes for MEFETVIIGAGAAGMMCAAHLDGRTLLVDHAKAPGEKIRISGGGRCNFTNLYTDPQAFICANPHFAKSALARYTQWDFIALVEAHGIAWHEKTLGQLFCDNSAKDIIAMLRKLMDARDVELRLQSSVSNVKKMPNGYTLSLHSAGKTHAVTARRIVVATGGKSIPKMGATGFAYDIAQQFNLPVTDTRPALVPFTFPDSRFAEISGVSTPAKAHAKGPVFEEALLFTHRGLSGPAVLQVSSYWTDGQPVTFDIAPEGMLEALRSQRSLAGRRNMTTELARLMPARLVEHLAGLFDLSGNLADWSDKRLGALVDGLRQWELFPGGTEGYRTAEVTLGGVDTDALSSRTMAVKTQPDLYFIGEAVDVTGWLGGYNFQWAWSSAMAAAADLNSAR; via the coding sequence ATGGAATTCGAGACAGTTATCATAGGGGCCGGTGCCGCTGGCATGATGTGTGCCGCCCATCTGGACGGGCGCACCCTGCTGGTTGACCACGCCAAAGCGCCGGGTGAAAAGATCCGCATCTCTGGCGGCGGACGATGCAATTTCACGAATCTCTATACTGATCCGCAGGCCTTTATCTGCGCCAATCCCCATTTCGCCAAATCCGCTTTGGCGCGTTATACCCAGTGGGACTTTATCGCGCTGGTAGAGGCGCATGGTATTGCGTGGCACGAAAAGACGTTGGGTCAGTTGTTTTGCGATAACAGCGCCAAAGACATCATCGCCATGCTGCGCAAGCTGATGGATGCCCGTGATGTCGAATTGCGGCTGCAAAGCTCTGTCAGCAATGTAAAAAAGATGCCAAACGGTTATACACTTTCCCTGCATTCGGCAGGAAAGACACATGCCGTCACTGCGCGGCGGATCGTCGTTGCGACAGGCGGCAAATCCATCCCCAAGATGGGCGCGACCGGCTTTGCCTATGACATCGCGCAGCAGTTCAACCTGCCAGTAACCGACACGCGGCCTGCACTTGTGCCCTTCACCTTCCCTGACAGCCGCTTTGCCGAAATCTCGGGTGTTTCGACGCCAGCCAAAGCCCATGCAAAAGGACCTGTGTTCGAGGAAGCGCTGCTTTTCACACACCGCGGCCTGTCGGGCCCTGCCGTTTTGCAGGTGTCTTCCTATTGGACCGACGGCCAGCCCGTTACTTTCGACATTGCACCCGAAGGCATGTTGGAGGCTCTGCGTAGCCAGCGCAGCCTTGCCGGCCGCCGCAACATGACGACTGAACTTGCCCGCTTGATGCCCGCCCGACTGGTGGAGCATCTGGCAGGTCTGTTCGATCTAAGCGGTAATCTGGCTGATTGGTCTGACAAACGTCTGGGCGCGCTGGTGGACGGGTTGCGCCAGTGGGAATTGTTCCCCGGCGGCACCGAAGGGTACCGCACGGCCGAAGTCACGCTGGGCGGCGTGGACACTGATGCGCTTAGCTCACGCACGATGGCGGTCAAAACGCAGCCCGATCTTTACTTCATCGGCGAAGCGGTCGACGTGACAGGATGGCTTGGCGGCTACAATTTCCAGTGGGCGTGGTCCTCGGCCATGGCTGCTGCCGCTGACCTGAACTCGGCGCGCTGA
- a CDS encoding peroxiredoxin-like family protein, giving the protein MTALPAGSTFPKNDVSALGGGTLTLGAPRGDHDWQLIVVYRGLHCPICKSYLARLQELEPTFNDLGVDVVAVSADPEEKAQAFADEKELKLAIGYGLSVAQMNSLGLYVSDPRSPQETDRPFAEPGVFVVNAEGDIQILDVSNAPFVRPDLQSLANGIKFVRGNDYPIRGTHSG; this is encoded by the coding sequence ATGACAGCACTCCCCGCCGGAAGCACTTTTCCGAAAAACGATGTCTCCGCCCTTGGTGGCGGCACGTTGACCCTTGGCGCGCCACGCGGTGACCATGATTGGCAGCTCATTGTCGTGTACCGCGGGCTGCATTGCCCGATCTGCAAATCCTATCTGGCACGTCTGCAAGAGCTTGAGCCGACGTTTAACGATTTAGGTGTCGATGTGGTTGCTGTCTCTGCCGATCCTGAAGAAAAGGCGCAGGCTTTCGCCGATGAAAAAGAACTGAAGCTGGCCATAGGCTACGGGCTTAGCGTGGCACAGATGAATAGCTTGGGTCTATATGTGTCTGATCCGCGCAGCCCGCAAGAAACCGACCGCCCCTTTGCAGAGCCGGGCGTGTTCGTGGTCAACGCAGAAGGGGATATTCAGATCCTCGATGTCTCTAACGCGCCGTTTGTCCGACCGGACCTGCAAAGCCTTGCGAACGGGATCAAGTTCGTCCGCGGAAACGACTACCCAATTCGGGGCACCCACTCAGGGTGA
- the ftsW gene encoding putative lipid II flippase FtsW, which produces MTEMVYGAVPMRDGEPILPKWWRTLDKWALSCILMLFGVGMLLGLAASPPLAEKNGFEPFHYVQRQAFFGGLAMIAMMLTSMMTPTVVRRLAVIGFALSFFALMMLPFFGTDFGKGAVRWYSLGFASVQPSEFLKPGFVVVAAWMMAASLEINGPPGKAWSFGICISIVLMLALQPDFGQACLVLFGWGVMYFVAGAPMVLLVGMAGMVVLAGTLAYSSSEHFARRIDGFLSVDVDPTTQLGYATNAIREGGLFGVGVGEGEVKWSLPDAHTDFIIAVAAEEYGLVLVLCIIALYSFVVVRSLLRLMRERDPFVRLAGTGLACMFGVQAMINMGVAVRLLPAKGMTLPFVSYGGSSVIASGIALGMLLAFTRTRPQGEISALLSRGRT; this is translated from the coding sequence ATGACAGAAATGGTCTATGGCGCGGTCCCGATGCGGGACGGCGAACCAATCCTACCCAAGTGGTGGAGAACGCTCGATAAATGGGCGTTGTCATGCATTCTGATGCTTTTTGGCGTCGGCATGTTGCTGGGCCTTGCTGCGTCTCCGCCCTTGGCTGAGAAGAACGGTTTCGAGCCGTTCCATTACGTGCAAAGGCAAGCATTCTTTGGCGGTTTAGCGATGATTGCCATGATGCTGACTTCAATGATGACGCCCACAGTTGTGCGCAGACTTGCTGTGATCGGCTTCGCTCTGTCATTTTTCGCACTGATGATGCTGCCGTTTTTCGGAACGGATTTTGGTAAGGGCGCTGTGCGCTGGTACAGTCTTGGATTTGCTTCCGTCCAGCCATCCGAATTCCTCAAGCCCGGTTTTGTGGTTGTGGCCGCGTGGATGATGGCTGCAAGCCTTGAGATCAACGGCCCTCCGGGCAAGGCCTGGTCTTTCGGTATCTGTATCTCAATTGTTCTGATGCTGGCGCTGCAGCCTGACTTTGGTCAGGCCTGTCTGGTGTTGTTCGGCTGGGGTGTGATGTATTTCGTGGCTGGCGCGCCGATGGTGCTGCTGGTTGGTATGGCCGGAATGGTGGTTCTGGCTGGGACCTTAGCCTATTCAAGCTCCGAGCACTTTGCGCGCAGGATTGACGGATTCCTAAGTGTGGATGTCGATCCGACAACGCAGCTGGGCTATGCCACCAACGCCATCCGCGAGGGCGGATTGTTCGGTGTTGGCGTGGGCGAGGGCGAAGTGAAATGGTCGCTACCCGATGCGCACACAGATTTCATTATCGCGGTCGCTGCCGAGGAATACGGGCTTGTTCTGGTGCTGTGCATCATCGCGCTTTATTCCTTCGTTGTGGTTCGCTCACTGCTGCGCCTGATGCGCGAGCGTGACCCGTTTGTACGGCTTGCCGGTACAGGGCTTGCCTGTATGTTCGGCGTGCAAGCCATGATTAACATGGGTGTGGCTGTGCGTTTGTTGCCTGCAAAGGGCATGACGCTGCCTTTCGTCAGTTACGGCGGCAGCTCGGTCATTGCATCGGGCATCGCTTTGGGCATGTTACTGGCCTTTACCCGCACCCGTCCACAGGGTGAAATCAGCGCATTGCTGTCACGAGGCCGAACGTGA